Part of the Drosophila pseudoobscura strain MV-25-SWS-2005 chromosome 2, UCI_Dpse_MV25, whole genome shotgun sequence genome, TATAGTATTTTTTAGAAATTGcagtattttttcaattttcttcaAAATATAGTGGTTCTTCAGaattttatagtatttttttcaTGAAAGTTAGTatttttttgataaattttCTTGAAAAAGTAGAAAATATTGTGGTTTTTTTCTTAGAAATTACAATCGCTCTTTCGACTTGTTAAACATTTCCTTACGAATCGGTAATTAAAATCGTTAATGAATGAGTTTCACATCGGTGTTTATTTTTAAGAATCCTTTCAATGAATATAAGAAGGCTTTATCTAGCAGCCAATGTTTACAATTTCCATAGATTTGCCCCAactatttgttgttgttgatgtttttTTCCCACTTGTTTTTCCACTCGATGGGCATACGAAACTTTTCTCTGGAAATAGCAAAAATACCTCCAGACATGTCCGTCAGCTCTGGCTGCGAATGGGAGAATGTGAATATGAATGCAAAGGCGAATGCGAATCCGAATGCGAATACGAGTGTGGTGCTGATTGTGTTGAGTCTCCATTATGCAGTGTCAGCAATGAAGGAGAAAAataagagagatagagaaaatTCCCAGAGGATTGCAGGAGAAGTACTTGGATTGACGCATGGCATATCTCTTGAGGCAGAGGCTGCGCATATTTAtgattcgtgtgtgtgtgtgtgtgtgtgtgtttgtgtgtgcgtcttataaataaagcaaatggcaaaatggaaatgcaactgcaaccaGAATCTGCATCCAGGAGGAGCAGTAGGAACATCTGAAACTGTGTCAACAATGCGTGCCATAAGGCACACAATCGTACTCGCTCGCATTCGCATCCACATCATCTTAGCCATCaccttttgttgtttgcatgGATGAAggaatgtatgtacatcctCGGACTGTGAGAACTTCTTACAGAAGCGTTCAAGAGATATTCTGGAATGCCAGCCGAACGACTGAGGGGGAAAACAAACACACCAGACTCAATAGGATACACGCTGAGAAAAGTCGAAGAgcacaaaagaagagaaatgcaactgtatgtatattaaattaaaaaatatatgtatatatataaaatacaaaatataaaaataataataatacaaaaaaataaaaataataatacatataaataaaaataatatgtaaaatagttcaaatattaaataaactattataaaacactttaaaataaatataaagaaatattaaacttgaaggaaatatattttattttaatatatacaaaaatgtatGCTTTACATATGTTTTATatgtgaaaatatttcttAAGTAAAATATTAGCATTTTAATGGCAAAAAAGGTGAGTGCAAAACACTTACGTTTTTCAATATCCAATCAGATAAAATCTCTGGGTAGACATTTGTAATTCTGAgtgtaaatattaaaatggCATGACTTTTTTGTCTGGCTGTATGCGAGCGAGGATATCTTGAACACATTTGCTGACATCAGCAGGACAGCGAAGCAgcatttccaaaaaaaaaaaaatgtatatctcCCCAGAATTAAGGGTTGCGCACTGTCGGGGGATCAACAGTTGGTTGTGccacagttacagttacaggcCACCGCTTGCTGGACGCATTGGGGCATGGCAGGACAACGACAgtgacagggacagggacaggcacaGGGATAGGGGCAGAGCAGCAACTGCTTTATCGACGCTATGTAGGTTGCCAAGCGACCGTAACCAAAGCGTTTGCTTTGCTCCAAAGCAGAAAATCcaaaacacacagaacacagaagcCGCACAGCCGTAAGAAAGGAAGGCAAAAATCTGGTAAAAGAAAATAGAGGAAAAAACGAAGACAACTCTTGTGAAAAGGATAAACGCTGCAGAAAATGGTAAGAAATGTAGCTTGAAAATTGTTGTCAGATACTTATGCGTGTTCTGCCACAGATACTTTCACGTGGAAAAACCGACTCGGCCAGCTCTAGGCACACGAACAGCACCAGCGGCGGAGCAGCCCCTGGAGGAGCTGGCAAGCAACGCAAGGCCCCAGCACCGACCACCCTAGAGGATTTCATCATCAAAAGGGACTACACGGGGGCCAGGGCATTTCTAGAGGTATTACACAGTCTCGGGGGTGGAGATTAAACTAtaatctaaataaataaataatctaTTCCGTTGTCCTGTAGTACACCaacgatgaggatgatgatgaggaaAATGAGGCGGCCGGAGGTGCAGCAGCCAGTGGTTTGAAGCAACGACAAGTGGATCAATGGATTGCCTTTTGCAATTTCCATTTGGGTGACTATCAGCAGGCCCTCACGCAGTACAAGGCCATCCAAAAGACAAGCGAGAAGGCCAACGTGGAGCTCAATCTGGCCGTGTGCATGTTCTATCTGGGTCTCTACGAGGAGGCCCATCAACTGGTGTCGAACACATCCGAGGAGAGTCCTCTCAAGCAGCGTCTGCTCTTCCATTTGGTCCACAAATTGGGCAGCGTTGAGGAGTGGGCGGAACTGCACGATGATCTGGAGAATTCCTCGAgtgtggagcagcagctgagtCTCGCGTCGATGCATTACCTTCGGGCGCACTATCAGGAGGCCATCGACGTGTACAAGCGTGTCCTGGTGGACAACAAGGACTACATGGCCATCAATGTGTATCTGGCGTTGTGTTTCTACAAATTGGACTACTACGATATGTCCCAGGAGGTCCTCGATGTGTATCTCGGCCAGCATTCGGACAGCACCATTGCCATTAATCTGAAGGCCTGCAATCGATTTCGTTTGTTCAACGGCCGTGTGGCCGAGCAGGAGATCAAAAATATCGCCGATAATGGCACCTTTGGTGCGGATCTTTTGCGTCACAATCTGGTGGTGTTTCGGAATGGCGAAGGAGCCCTGAGGGTCCTGCCGGGACTGCTTAATATCGTGCCAGAGGCCCGTCTGAATCTGGCCATTTACTATCTGAAACAGGGCGATGTCCAGGAGGCCCACGCCTTGATGAAAGAACTGCAACCCACATCGCCACACGAGTACATACTCAAGGGTGTGGTTCATGCCGCTTTGGGGCAACAATTGGGTTCGGTAGGGCATCGAATCTTTGGTCCTTGGCTTTATATACatctatttttattattggCAGAAGGAACACATAAAAACCGCGCAGCAGAATCTTCATTTGGTTGGCAGTTCGGCCACAGAATGTGATACGATACCCGGGCGCCAGAGCATGGCCTCGGCCTTCTTTCTCTATCAACAGTTCGAGGAGGTCCTGGTGTACATGAACTCCATAAGGAGCTACTTTGTGAACGATGACGTTTTCAACTATAATTTCGCACAGGCCAAATGTGCCACAGGCTACTACAAGGAGTCCGAGGAGCTGCTGATGCAAATCACAGACATGGACATCAAGAATCAGCACACATACTGCATGATCCTGGCCAAGTGCCACATCCATTGCAACCATCCGGAGCTGGCGTGGAATGTTTTCATCACGCGGGACACCAATGCCGAAGCCTTTCTGCTCCTGCAGCTGATTGCCAATGAATGCTACAAATGCGAGGAGTTCTGGGTGGCCGCCAAGGCATTCGATATGCTCGAAAAGTGAGTTTACTTTCGGTTTACCCAATTCCAAAATGTAATCCCTGGTCTATACATCTTTTCCCTAGACTCGATCCCAGTCCGGAGAATTGGGAGGGTAAGCGGGGTGCCTGCGCGGGTGTCTTGTATGCCATGGCCACAAAAGCCCATCGGGGACGTCCTGGCGGTGGCATATCAGAGGTCATTGGTATACTCAGGGAATCATCCAATTCTCAGGCAGAGGCCATGATCAAAACTATACGTAAACATATTAGTAATTTTAAATAGGGGAAATCAAGGTTTCTTTTAGTAAATTAAGGaacaatttttgaaatttattcaTGGAAAATAGAAAAGGAATTTAGAAAAAATCCTAGTAATAAATCGAAATGCTCAAAGCCTTTAATGAAACATTTTGAAGAccgaaaaaatattttctccCAAAAAAAGTATCAAAAAAAGTTTCCAAAAACTTACAATAATTCTATAATGCCGCCCAAAACCGTTTCCGAAACGGTTATCCTTCCAAAAGAGCAGCCGATTATCGTTTCCTATAGCGTTAAAGTTCCCAAAACGCAGCATAAAGATGTTTCCAATGCGGTTAGAGTCGAAAGAGAGTTTGAAACTGGAAATAAAGGCTCTTACGATAAAGTAAAACCTACAGAAAAGGTATTTAATGATTTCCACAGCACTTTTCAGATTAAAAAAATTACCCAAAGATAGtcgcaaaagcaaaaagagaaTGCCCAATCCAACCCAAAGCGGAAAGAagcaaaacataaaaaaaaaacataatttccatacacaaaaatacaaaaaaaaaatataattaaataaatgaatcttaataaaaaaagtaatttacaaaattaattctaatcaaatattgcaaaaaacaacagccacaCTTGCAGGGTatctgaaaacaaaaaaataattattttacgGACACAATGCAGAGAGGGGGAAAACAGCAAGAAACATTCTCGACTCTGTATTTGCTCaggctaaaaaaaaaaaacaaaaacaattattatacccgatactcaaaatgagtattggggtatattagatttgtggtgaaagtggatgtgtgtaacgtccagaaggaatcgtttccgaccccataaagtatatatattcttgaccagcatcaatagccgagtcgattgagccatgtctgtctgtccgtctgtccgtccgtccgtctgtccgtctgtccgtccccttcagcgcctaatgctcaaagactataagagctagagcaacgatgttttggatccagacttctgtgatatgtcactgcttcaaaaatatttcaaaactttgccccgcccacttccgcccccacaaaggacgaaaatctgtggcatccacatttttaaagatacgataaaaccaaaaacgcagaatcgtagagaatgaccatatcttctaGATTGTAAAATCTCAActagatcgtataattattagagccagaatcaagacaacaatttcattctttctcgctctgtctctctctaacacacaggtttcatggtcggtttcgccaattgaaaaatatgagttcaaggatctcagaacctataaaagccagagcaaccaaatttggtatccacactcctgagatatcggaccttgaccgtttcgggtcgccacacccccttcaaaatctgaggcatccacaaatctcagagactattaaggctagagtaaccaaatttggtacacacactcccttaagatgtcactataaaacgtatatctcaaaatttcgccccaccccacTCCGCCCCctcaaagaacgaaaatctgtggcatccacaattttgaagatacgagaaaactaaaaacgcagaatcatagataatgatcatatctatctatctgaatctggatcagatcagatcatttttatagccaaagggaacaaatcaatttgcactggctacgcagcgtccgacgtcacgctcagactgattttctgtctctctcgcacgcactctttgtcgtgtcgcttaatattagcggcgtctgccggaggagagccatactgacttagtatcgggtataactgtagagttgcggtgtccgcagcaactcacaacgtccCCCCTCGTATTTCGTCGCTTTTTGACACGTTTGTTGGTCGATCCACGGGCTGCGCAAAGTATACCTTCGcttacatacacacatatgtatgtacatatgtatgtatgtatgtacctgtATGAGTGGATAATGTATGCTTTTGTTTGAGAAATAAACTATTTGTCTCACTCGCACTTGTCACTAGCCGCTCATTTGCAGACACCAATTCCTTATGTCCAAAAGCAAGAAACATACGACTCTGTATTTGCtcagaaaaaagaaacaaaaagagaCTTTTTGTTCGTCTCCTCTttcacactttttttttgcagatcCCTAGGCCGATCGGCAAGCAGCCCAACTCTACCCAAAGCTTCCTCTGATGTGTGTAAGCATACGTGCTTTTGCATTGCATACATACtcgtgtgtgtgcatatgtgtgtttGCATGCGAATTAAACAACTGCGGCAGCGGATTGTGTTTtttaaaaaggtttttattttacttcgaACTTAACTTCACTGATATAGATTTAAGTAGAGGGTCACAAAGGAATTCCGGGCCAAGGGATTGCGCGATATTAATATTTAGCTAGACTTTGCGGTGTCGCTGCTCGATCAAGACTGATTTGAACTTTCTGATCTTTGCATCGTTGATCCCTTTCGGGAATCGTTTTTctataaacatttcaattgatttcgcCATCCCGAGTATTGGATTTCGTCATCCAAAGAGAGAACTGTAAAAGGCCTAAAGTGCAGGATCTGCAGAAAGCCGGGAgtgagattgtttatgagAAGCCGGGTGTGGGCAAACATTGGTTTTCCATTTAGGCGAGTGTCAAAGATTGGGATTGCGGCGGGGGCGCTTGAGATTGTACATCTTAGAAATCAATTAGGCGGAGGCCCaagattgaaattgttttcgttttggaaaGCCAAAGATTGTTTACAACTCGTATAAGAGCTCAATGGAATTGGGTACGTTAACTCCCCCCATTCTTAAATGTTTCGTCCCGATACATTTTGAAGTTCTGATAGAGCTCTAATTTCTTCTGACAGTATTTGAATGTTGCTTTCCACTATTTCTTCTGACGGTATTCTTATTGATTTAATAAGTACAAATTTGGTTAATTTATAGCCGAAGTAAAATAACATTAACAATatcaaaatgattaaaaataatgttGTTAATGGTAAGGCCGTATTACCTAATGTTATAAGgggatttaaaatattaacattatcaaaagaaaattgctTATCATTCGATTGTATATAATCGACTAATTCAAAATCGCTATATCTATGAtgcgatatatattttagaatTTTACCCTTATCATTTATGTGggttatattatttattacaattGTGTTGTTGAATATAAGGAGATACGATCCTAACAAAGTAGTATTGTCTACGATATTTTTGCCTGAAACTAATATGGCACCATCCTGAATGATGtctatttctttgtttttttccctttttttagtGCAGTTGGCTTTAAAGCCATTAAGTAAATTGGTGAAACAGGTACTCTCTAAATTTATTTGTGCGTAATTGTTAAAAGTTTcacttttaaaattattcattaaatagTATTTCTCCTTACATTCACAAACTTTTTCACTTATAACTAACATTCCATCATTTTGTGAGATGGCTCTTGCATGGTAAAACTTGCAAATATCTTTAATTTGAGgatattttatgtaaattattattaaatctGCATTTCGAATTATTTTAATCGTTGCAATGTCCAACAGATCAGACAGTTCAACATTATGTTTTTCATGCTTATAAATGTCCtctatttcatttttatttaaaatttttgtattgaaaatgtttacttTTAAGAGGGTTATGGTATCAACTAAATTTAGTAGGTCaaaagttattaattttaaacgatGCTTTCTCAATATCGTTTCTTCATTGAAGATgacattttttaatgaatttgatagcaattcaatttctttgaaaaatttggaatttattacaaattgtttattattattttcaattaattcatttactttattttgtattttcaaaaaGTCGTCATGATCAGGGCTGCCTGCTATCCATTTCCAAATGGTACCTAATTCATTTATTCCCCTTTCTTTCCGTTTTGGAACTAATTCTgaaatcattaattttaatagaCTTAAGTCCATTGATATTTCCCACTCATCGTCTgaattaattgatttgttgaCATATTTGGATTCTTTATCAATTATCTCTCTATAAAAACTCAAATTAGTAATATGGAAAAGTTCAGCGTATGTTTCATAAGTGTAAACGTCTCTGTCGTCTTTGAGCAATAGATAGTCACTATGCGTATAGTCAATTACTTCCGCAGTCGTCAATATAACAAAAGTCAGTATTAGTATATTCGCATACATTTTctggaaaaaatatttaatatttgatgTTATCTTTATGTATAATTCTGTTTCTATTGttgattataattttattcggTCGATTTTCCTTAACTACCTGCTTTTTGTATCGGGATTGAAGTTTATTTCTTTCCCCGAATTTCTTTTCATAGACTACTTCTCCTATTTTATAATCCTTTTCTCTTCTATCTTTGTTATGTATCTTAAGCATTTTGGTCTGAGCTTCCTTAAGTAATATTGGATTATGTTTGTGTTCTATTTTGTTATACAATATGTCATATGGCATTTGATTGGTCGTTGAATGTATCGTCAGGTTATATTTCAGTGCCGcccttattattatttctgaaTAATCTGTTAGATTTAGTTCATCCTTGATGCACCGCGCTATTTCTGTTAGTGTGGAATGTACCCTTTCTACCTGACCATTTGAGGTGCTGTGTCTGGGATCAGCATAATAAATAGTTAAGTTACTTCTTTGTATGAATGATCTAAATTGTGCTGAAGTAAAGCTTGGTTCGTTGTCAGTCATTAATGATGTTGCTAGCGGAAAGTGTTGTAAAATTTCCATTACCTTATTTTCAATGTTTAGTTTACTTTGAATTTCCTTGACCACCAAGTATTTGGAATAAGAATCTATACAAGTTATGAATGTTAGGTTTTGGGCATAGTATATGTCTAAGTGTAATTGATCTCCTTCTTTTGCTGGAATGGGAGCTTCCCCAATTGGAATTTTTACAGGGTGTCTctgatatttgtttttgttacagATCTcacaattttttatatattcttttaattttttgtgcaGGTTTGGCCAATAATACAGCTTAGttatttgtttgtaattttcGTCTAGTCCTCTATGGGCTCTGCAATGTGTTTCTTCTATAATTATAGCTTTATCTTCTGAATTTACTACATCTTGAAGGAACTTTCTCGTGAagagaaatttatttatgaag contains:
- the Ttc26 gene encoding intraflagellar transport protein 56, which gives rise to MILSRGKTDSASSRHTNSTSGGAAPGGAGKQRKAPAPTTLEDFIIKRDYTGARAFLEYTNDEDDDEENEAAGGAAASGLKQRQVDQWIAFCNFHLGDYQQALTQYKAIQKTSEKANVELNLAVCMFYLGLYEEAHQLVSNTSEESPLKQRLLFHLVHKLGSVEEWAELHDDLENSSSVEQQLSLASMHYLRAHYQEAIDVYKRVLVDNKDYMAINVYLALCFYKLDYYDMSQEVLDVYLGQHSDSTIAINLKACNRFRLFNGRVAEQEIKNIADNGTFGADLLRHNLVVFRNGEGALRVLPGLLNIVPEARLNLAIYYLKQGDVQEAHALMKELQPTSPHEYILKGVVHAALGQQLGSKEHIKTAQQNLHLVGSSATECDTIPGRQSMASAFFLYQQFEEVLVYMNSIRSYFVNDDVFNYNFAQAKCATGYYKESEELLMQITDMDIKNQHTYCMILAKCHIHCNHPELAWNVFITRDTNAEAFLLLQLIANECYKCEEFWVAAKAFDMLEKLDPSPENWEGKRGACAGVLYAMATKAHRGRPGGGISEVIGILRESSNSQAEAMIKTIRKHISNFK